A genomic region of Ovis aries strain OAR_USU_Benz2616 breed Rambouillet chromosome 20, ARS-UI_Ramb_v3.0, whole genome shotgun sequence contains the following coding sequences:
- the CRISP3 gene encoding cysteine-rich secretory protein 3 isoform X1: protein MHIYLSNVVLSTCLLPTDKAGNFILPRRSTDQRFADLSTTLKNVQTEIVNKHNDLRRGVSPPPSNMLKMQWNSKAAANAQNWANKCLFKHSNKKDRIVGTRNCGENLFMSSYPSTWSNAIQNWYDEVHDFAFEVGPKSPQAVVGHFTQVVWYSSFLIGCGVAYCPKQSLKYLYVCQYCPAGNIVGKQHVPYQKGTPCGSCPNHCDNGLCTNSCEYEDTYSNCASLKETWTCASDFVKTNCKAACNCQGKIY, encoded by the exons ATGCATATATACCTCTCTAACGTCGTTCTCTCCACTTGTCTTCTTCCCACAGATAAAGCAGGTAACTTCATCCTGCCCCGAAGATCAACA GATCAACGTTTTGCTGATTTGTCAACCACCCTGAAAAATGTCCAAACTGAGATTGTAAACAAACACAATGACCTAAGGAGAGGAGTCTCTCCACCTCCCAGTAACATGCTGAAGATG CAATGGAACAGCAAGGCAGCAGCAAATGCCCAAAACTGGGCAAACAAGTGCCTTTTCAAACACAGTAACAAAAAGGATAGAATAGTAG GTACAAGGAACTGTGGTGAGAATCTCTTTATGTCAAGTTACCCTTCCACATGGTCTAATGCAATCCAAAACTGGTATGATGAGGTCCATGATTTTGCTTTTGAAGTAGGGCCGAAGAGTCCCCAAGCAGTAGTTGGACATTTTACCCAG GTTGTTTGGTACTCATCTTTCCTTATTGGATGTGGAGTTGCCTACTGTCCCAAACAAAGTCTAAAGTACCTCTATGTTTGCCAATACTGTCCTGC TGGTAATATTGTTGGCAAACAGCATGTCCCGTACCAAAAGGGAACACCTTGTGGCAGCTGCCCCAATCACTGTGACAACGGACTATGCA CCAATAGTTGTGAGTACGAAGATACCTATTCTAACTGTGCATCTTTAAAGGAAACATGGACCTGTGCCTCTGATTTTGTGAAGACCAATTGCAAGGCTGCCTGCAACTGTCAAGGCAAAATTTATTAA
- the CRISP3 gene encoding cysteine-rich secretory protein 3 precursor yields the protein MALFTVVLFLAAVWLPFFPAKGQDQRFADLSTTLKNVQTEIVNKHNDLRRGVSPPPSNMLKMQWNSKAAANAQNWANKCLFKHSNKKDRIVGTRNCGENLFMSSYPSTWSNAIQNWYDEVHDFAFEVGPKSPQAVVGHFTQVVWYSSFLIGCGVAYCPKQSLKYLYVCQYCPAGNIVGKQHVPYQKGTPCGSCPNHCDNGLCTNSCEYEDTYSNCASLKETWTCASDFVKTNCKAACNCQGKIY from the exons ATGGCATTATTCACGGTGGTTTTGTTCCTGGCGGCTGTGTGGCTTCCATTCTTTCCTGCAAAGGGACAG GATCAACGTTTTGCTGATTTGTCAACCACCCTGAAAAATGTCCAAACTGAGATTGTAAACAAACACAATGACCTAAGGAGAGGAGTCTCTCCACCTCCCAGTAACATGCTGAAGATG CAATGGAACAGCAAGGCAGCAGCAAATGCCCAAAACTGGGCAAACAAGTGCCTTTTCAAACACAGTAACAAAAAGGATAGAATAGTAG GTACAAGGAACTGTGGTGAGAATCTCTTTATGTCAAGTTACCCTTCCACATGGTCTAATGCAATCCAAAACTGGTATGATGAGGTCCATGATTTTGCTTTTGAAGTAGGGCCGAAGAGTCCCCAAGCAGTAGTTGGACATTTTACCCAG GTTGTTTGGTACTCATCTTTCCTTATTGGATGTGGAGTTGCCTACTGTCCCAAACAAAGTCTAAAGTACCTCTATGTTTGCCAATACTGTCCTGC TGGTAATATTGTTGGCAAACAGCATGTCCCGTACCAAAAGGGAACACCTTGTGGCAGCTGCCCCAATCACTGTGACAACGGACTATGCA CCAATAGTTGTGAGTACGAAGATACCTATTCTAACTGTGCATCTTTAAAGGAAACATGGACCTGTGCCTCTGATTTTGTGAAGACCAATTGCAAGGCTGCCTGCAACTGTCAAGGCAAAATTTATTAA